The genomic DNA AGTCATAGAGTTTATCAGGAGTTTGCATTTTCGTCGTCTGTCTTTTTCAGGCATGGCCTTGTCTGTTTATCTTCGATTACTGATTTTTTAGTTTCCTCTAGCTAATTTCCATCACTATTTTAGTACCTGTAAATtgaatttctttgttttctctGTCTCATCTCGgcggatttttttgtgtaaataaataaagtatattaatttattataaaatctcAATCTTCATTTGTCAtgattcatgattttttttattcatataatattttCAGGTTTTGGAAACTTTGGAAGGTTTTTTACAAGAGTTATAATCTGGGAATGGTaagttataaaaatgacaaccgTAAACAAATTCTGTTTAGTTTTGCGACCAACAATTTACAACATTGCAGCATGAGCTCATTTGGTTTGCGTTTCATTGCATGCTCCCAGTTTAGTTCAACTTTCTATCCAGAAAGTACAGTGCTTCAATATGAATTATTAAAGGCAAAAGTGAATTTCGAAATTGAAGTAAACGTTGGAATATATTGTTCCATACACGTGTCTTCAATGGTACATGTAGTAAACATTCACTTCCTAGTTATCTACCTTTAAGTTTATCGTTCGACTTAAATCTGAGCCACCCTGTGGAAGTGATTTAAAGGAAAGGTAAATGATGTATCCATTGATTAAttattaactaaattatttGTTAGTCTGACTGGTAATCCCTAAGCGTAAACGATAGAACAGTAAGAaacataaaacaacaataatagACTAGAGTCGTAAAAAGAACGAGATAGAAAATCTGGTAAATCCATTAATATTATATACTTCCTTGTACGGAAAACGTAAAATCAAAGTACTGTTGTACTGTTTGCTCAGATGACAAAAGATCTAGATCGGTTGCGTGACGAATAAAGAATTCATTTCGCTGTGAAactgatatttaatttcatacgTTCAATTTCTTTCAATGCATATTTGATTTGCTCGATTTGTTATAAAGATCTTTCGTATTGACAGAGCCGACAGAAACCATTGAAAATAAGGACTTCACGaaaagagtgaaaaaaatgcacaacCTGTGTATATGAAAGACCACAAGCATTAATCCAATCGGTCTTCATCACGGAATTGTCATTGTGGTACACTCCGGGCATATAGTATGCCCCCTTCTATCGGATGTGActgttttatcaatttgaaagCAGTCAGTCAATATATACCATCTCAGTTAAGAATAGATGTTTCGTCTAGACTAAATATGTGCAGGTGACCGCGTATTTTATAATCAATTCATCATTTGTCATTGTATACAGTAGTGTATGTTCTCCGTGCACTCAGAACCAACACATCACATAGTTGTTCTTTCACTTAAAACAATAACGTAGCCTGTCTTTTTCATACTTCCATTTTGTATACTAATATAGACTTGTTAATATATAAGAAGTTGAGatacgagtgccaatgagatcaCTCGCCATCCAAGTCACCATTTACATGTAAAAGTAAGCccttataggttaaagtacgaccttcaacacgagctttggctcacaaaaaaaatcaagctataaagggccaccGAGATGACTAGTgacaaacaggaaaaccaacggtgttatctgtatataaaaaaagagaaatgagAAACAATTATGCTCCGCTGAACAACAGGTTCATGACTTAGAACAAGTGCAAAGAAATGCAGCGCATTTTTACGTTTTAACAGGCGCCAACCTCCAGCTTACCTGAAATAATAGTGTAAcaccacaacatagaaagacacacaaTATACTATTAATTTGTAactttctataaataaaaaagaagatgtgttaaaattgccaatgagacaacttttcacaaaagcccgaatgacacagaaatgaacaactataggtcaccgtacggcattccgtgaataatgagcaaagcccataccgcatagtcagctataaaaggcccacacatgacaattgtaaaacaatttaaacaagaaaactaattgcctaattgatgtacaaaatgaaaaataacaaatatgtaaaaacgaTAACaaatgaattacaggctcatgacttgggacaggcacatacataaataatgtgtcaGGGTGAcatatgttagcgggatcccaatccCCCTTACCTGCATCAGTggtgtaacattacaacataagaacgaactataaaaaaaaacagttgaaaaaggcttaactcatcagatggatacaaatagaaatgttacacagagtggacgtgacCAACAACGAAAAGACACttagtacagatctgagagtactcgcagttactgacagctagttcaaacccacaaacagctaaaaaaaaaaaaaaaagacatgcaCCAAAATCATTCTGAATATTTGTCATCTAACACAAGACcctatttacttttaaatcgATACATTTCCCGAGAGCCTAAAAATGCTATGTGTCTTAGGTTTTCCACCTGTATCATTGGTGTCTGATATAATTTGGTAATTACTAGCAATTCTTTCTTATATCTTTAGGGAAATGGCGTCAAAATCGTTAGATACGTTTTGTGGAACTTGTGAAAGAAGAAGTAGAAACACAAAAGCAGTAAAGTACTGTACAGATTGTGAGGACGGATTCTGTTCAGAATGCTTAGATTTTCACGAAAACATGAAGGTTGCCACGTCCCAtcatataatagatataaaagTAGTTGACGAAATAACATTCAATATAAGCAAATTCTGCAAAGTTCATTCCGACATGGCTTTAGAATATTTTTGCTCCGATCATGATACACTGTGTTGTCGGTCTTGTATGGCTAGTGATCATCGAGCATGTGACAAGCTACTTCCAATTGAAGTTGCTGCTAAAGGGGTCAAAAGTTCAGCAATGTATGAAGAAATTGTCACTGATGTCGGTACGCTAAATGCCGCTATAATAGAGCTTGGGGACCAAAGGgagaaaaatatatcatctcTTGATAATAGCAAGGTGACTGTACAACAAGAGGTGCAGTATTTTCAAAAGAGTTTACAGACACGCATTCAAGAAGTTGGAGTGGCTTTAATGAGTGAAATAGACAAAGTTCATACTGACCTCTCAGATAAAGCAAAAGGTGACATGGACAAGATATGTGATCgcaaaaaacatatacaaaatatttctgaaCAGTTTGAATCTGTGTCAAAACACGGATCTGATAGTCTGATAGTCAAATATTCATGttgataaataatatcaaaGAAGAACTGAACTGTCATATCAATGAATTTCAAGAATTTCTGTTGTCCCAAAATGCGGTATCTCTCTTGTATAAGAAATCTGTCCGTGGTGAAATCATTTGGGTCAGTGGAAATTAAAGAGGTTTCCTTTGATATAAAATTCAAACCATTTAAGACGCAACAAGCACAATTACTGAAACAACAGAGAAAGCTTCCAACAAAATTCCAGCAAGATACAAAATTTATGGTGCCTAATTGCCAGATTGTTGGCATAGGTGTGACAAAAGACAATAGATTATTCCTGTGTGATAGAATCGGTTCTAAATTATTTGTTCTTTTAGACAAAGGACATAAATTGGCTGACATTCTAGTGGGTGGACGTCAATGGGGTATAACAATGGAAGAAGACAGGAATACTGCATGGGTCACACTGCCTGATACACCGTGCATTCAAGCAGTAGATATTATTAAAATGGAAAAGGGGCGACAAATTAAAGTACCTGGGAAATGTAATGGCATTGCACTCATTGGCGACGACATTGCTGTTGGTGGTAACGGCAAGATATACATTATCAACAAAACTGGTGTGTTGAAGAAGACCATTAAAGTTGAAAGAAGTGATGTACACGCTATATCAGTTGGACAAAATCATCAACTTCACTATGCTCAGGCGGATATAGCAGAATCAAAATTGAAATGCCTTTAGTTAGAGGACGGAACAGTTACATCTATGTCTACTCAATGTACTTATCGCATGGTGGATATCAAGGCAGACATATTAGGAAATGTATATGTCCTAGAAAGGAGCTCAAATGTGAAGCTGTTTTGTATTGAAGATAAAACTCTCAAAACCCTGTTGGGAAAAGAAGATGGGCTGAACAATCCATATAGCTTTGCTTTCAGTACAGATTTGTCCAAGCTTTTCATTTCAAActatgttgaaaacaaaaatgttgaaaacaaaaatagtgAGATATTGGTCTATGAttgtaattgaaaaatatgCGTGCAATAACTGGACGTTCAAGCTGATATGAAATCATGCTGTTCGCCAGTCtaatatagaaaatttgtatacAGCAACTTAAAAAATGGTTCGATCATGTGCAATACTAAGAACAAGCTGTTTagaagtttgataaaaaaaaccaagggAAGCATTAAGtcttttttcaaacaataaccaaataacaaagttataataatatatttatcaagtaGTCTGCTACTTGGCTTTTCCTAAAAGCTTCGCCCTATCTCAACAGCAATTGATCAAACAGTTTACCTCACAAGTGATTGACcaactgtaaaatatttaacaaattgcTTCAGTTAAAGGTTGTTCAATGTTGTTAGTGTGTAGTGATTGCAGTGAAATAAAGGTAATACTTACCACTCGTCTTCAGTAAGTTACCAGTAATTTCCATGtcataaaatttcaacaaaatgatAGCTTAGTAAAATCTGAGTTACTGGTTTAAAGGTTTAACTTTAATATGAAAACTTCTATcccaaattttatgaataactagttcaaaacattttgattgtATGTCAATAATTTATGTCTTTGTTTTCTTACATATTAGTGCGTACttatattttggatattttttatgtaaagcAATTACTGTCAAACATCACCTTCCTTCATTTTATAAGTAGTTTGTTAGTAACGTTATTTTCATGAGTATTTTAACTATTATCTTCTGTTTTGaaatgaacaatgaaattatttttaagatgattaagcttttaaaaaaaagcagtCTGTTAAAAACATGTGATGGGAAACGTAGACactctttccgaatggattaaggtcgttgatacaaagcagaattaagaaactaaatgggtatatcaatgcccatgctacgtcaatctttaaagacccaaaggTTGCAAAACACTCATACCAACtatatgacaaatatgttgttgtccccgcagataaagcccTAAACAGTATCGTTTATGTgtgtaaaactcattacattacctgtttgataaacgaattaggtattgacacttcatttggaaactcaacatataccctcacgacaaaTACCGACGAGGAAATCCTaaataatcataggtctgttctatgttcctttggaatttcaaccaaggacgaagaactggatcttccaccactgtattggatacctaaactacataagtgtcctcacaaacaacggtatattgacTGGTCTTcaaagtgctccacgaaacctctttctaaattattaacatctattttatcagcaatcaaagacgggtttcaaagttattgtaaaACTGCCTATtttagaggtggcgtgaatcagatgtggctTCTtgaaaaattccaaagatcttttagagtacatacaatatAACCACTTTCATCTTGCAACAGTATTACaacttttgactttttttcactttacaCAAATATTCCACATTCcgaactaaaagacaaattgaaagcgTTGTATTTTGCactgtttcataaaaaaagaatggccaacgaaGATACAcatatcttgtcttagggagagACTAGTccatcctactttgtaaaggatcactctgattccaacaaactgacattatcaagatgcttgattttttttattgacaacatatttgttacgttcggaggaagtgtttttcaacagactgtcagCATTACAAAGTGaaccaattgtgcccctcttcctgtcgacttgtttctttattattataaggCAGAATTCATACAGAAACTTCTTAGGAAGTAAGATAATAAGTTgacaatatcctttaactcgaCTTTCCGCTAAATAggtgacgttctttcactagataattcaaaatttggtgattatgttgaacgcatctatcccattgcactagagataaaggatataacagatacagttaagtcggcctcatatcttgacttatatctagaaattgacaatgggtccgttgaaaacaaaacttttcgacaaaagagatgatttcagttttCCGATTGTGAACTtcccatttctaagtagcaacattccagcatgCACCtacatacggggtatatatctcccaattgatacaatattcccgtgcttacatttcctatcatgattttcttgaaagagtgttgctgctcacaaggaagctattaaaccaagagttccaaatggtgaagttgaaatcatcccttcgtaaatttaacggacgccatcacgagttggttgaccctTATGgtataaccgtttcacaaatgatatcggatatgttccttacgtcgttactacaatcccattccctttcatgaatgtgacctaccgaataagactattaaccggatttgtaatcacataagcaacacgacggctgccacatgtgaagcaggatctgcttacccttccggagcacctgagatcacccctagtttttggtggggttcgttttgttttttctttggttttctgtgttgtgtcgtgtgtgctattgtttttctgtttgtctttttcatttttagccatggcgttgtcagttttttttttagatttatgagttgaaatagaacaaaagaatcgaagctcttaGTTGAATtcggcaaaacgtttaggaattctggtcctcaatgctcttcaacttcgtactttatttgccttttttttgatttttttttaaattgttttgaattcgagcgttactgatgagtcttttgtaaacgatacgcgcgtctggcgtatatacaaaaattagtcctgatatctatgatgagtttatttgttcatgttgttagaAAAGGCGATAAATGCTTACTGTTATTTGTTCTAtagttacaaaaatattaaaagtaaaaaaaaaacaacagtgaAAATAACAAGTTACAGCTCAATTATGAagtcttttatttaaaaagcacCACTTGCATAAGctgtcaatttatttattacatagttaagcagaaaaattagatatcaagtcgacgacattggtatctatcaagttggatgtagaaaatggataacctctgattttttttatgaaaaattaccacggacggagaacatatcaatctattagttcagtaattttcgagTTTgtccttccattatgtgactcaagaaaaatttctaaaaaatatgtaacaattgTATAGAAAAGAGACATTCGAGTGCACTTATCTATGTTAGGTTTTGTCTTGAAAACGTATGAAGCAAGAGTATTTGAAACATCGTCCCGCttcagattctttttttttatatcaagacTACAGGTTGACATTATAACTTAACTTTataacagtactaaaagatgaaatatatgggtcaagtgaaatacctttcTAATAAATAACAGATGgaacttgacgacagtcttttaaGTTGGATGTTGAAAATACATATCTTcgagaaaaacaaatcattttttgtttgtgataTTTAGGGTTTATAGTCTTCAACAACTGAAATTGTTTAGTCTGCTCTCCCacgaaatatttttgataagattttttttaaatgtttatgaattttcgaaaattctacctgacaaccgatcagacattagttttaatttgactcaatgcagacaagaacattaactgatgctcattagatagtagatacatttgtcttttaacatACAACTGAtatataaggatcgtaatggtgcTATGATAATTAATTTATCGGTTTTCAAGAGCTAAATTG from Mytilus trossulus isolate FHL-02 chromosome 8, PNRI_Mtr1.1.1.hap1, whole genome shotgun sequence includes the following:
- the LOC134728034 gene encoding transcription intermediary factor 1-alpha-like, whose protein sequence is MASKSLDTFCGTCERRSRNTKAVKYCTDCEDGFCSECLDFHENMKVATSHHIIDIKVVDEITFNISKFCKVHSDMALEYFCSDHDTLCCRSCMASDHRACDKLLPIEVAAKGVKSSAMYEEIVTDVGTLNAAIIELGDQREKNISSLDNSKVTVQQEVQYFQKSLQTRIQEVGVALMSEIDKVHTDLSDKAKGDMDKICDRKKHIQNISEQFESVSKHGSDSLIVKYSC